From the genome of Lotus japonicus ecotype B-129 chromosome 6, LjGifu_v1.2, one region includes:
- the LOC130724013 gene encoding phytoene synthase 2, chloroplastic-like produces the protein MSGVLLWVNCGTKGNSISLLGLGGRGSRSQRRYRLCSGISFASFSSAVAEPSRSSEERVYEVVLKQAALVKEQKRDTKRKLNLDKPIEDDFTNKDLLSGAYDRCGEVCAEYAKTFYLGTQLMTEERRKAIWAIYVWCRRTDELVDGPNSPHITPKALDRWEQRLSDVFEGRPYDMYDAALSDTVTKYPVDIQPFKDMIEGMRLDLRKSRYNNFDELYLYCYYVAGTVGLMSVPVMGIAPESKASAESVYNAALALGIANQLTNILRDVGEDARRGRVYLPQDELAKAGLSDEDIFSGRVTDKWRNFMKGQIRRARMFFDEAEKGVSELSSASRWPVWASLLLYRQILDSIEANDYNNFTKRAYVGKAKKLLSLPAAYGRAILGPQMLTKMVAR, from the exons ATGTCTGGTGTTCTTCTTTGGGTGAATTGTGGAACCAAAGGGAACTCCATCTCCTTGCTAGGCCTTGGAGGCAGAGGAAGCAGAAGCCAGAGGAGGTATAGACTGTGCAGTGGCATCAGCTTTGCAAGCTTCTCCAGTGCAGTTGCAGAGCCTTCAAGATCCTCAGAGGAGAGGGTCTATGAAGTGGTGCTGAAGCAAGCAGCACTGGTCAAGGAGCAGAAAAGAGATACAAAGAGAAAATTGAATTTGGATAAGCCCATTGAAGATGATTTCACCAATAAGGATCTGTTGAGTGGTGCTTATGATAGGTGTGGTGAAGTTTGTGCTGAGTATGCCAAGACATTTTATCTGG GGACACAATTGATGACAGAAGAGCGCAGAAAAGCCATCTGGGCCATTTATG TGTGGTGCAGAAGAACAGATGAGTTGGTGGATGGCCCTAACTCTCCACACATCACCCCCAAGGCCTTGGACAGGTGGGAGCAAAGATTAAGTGATGTTTTTGAAGGCCGTCCTTATGACATGTATGATGCTGCCCTTTCAGATACAGTTACAAAGTACCCCGTTGATATACAG CCTTTCAAGGACATGATCGAAGGGATGAGGTTGGACCTGAGAAAGTCAAGATACAATAACTTTGATGAACTCTACCTTTACTGCTACTATGTTGCCGGGACTGTGGGCCTTATGAGTGTTCCAGTAATGGGgatagcaccagaatcaaaggcTTCCGCAGAGAGTGTCTACAATGCTGCATTGGCACTTGGCATTGCAAATCAACTCACCAACATTCTCAGAGACGTTGGAGAAGA TGCTAGAAGAGGAAGGGTATATCTTCCACAAGATGAATTGGCAAAAGCTGGCCTATCAGATGAAGACATTTTCAGTGGGAGAGTTACCGACAAGTGGCGAAATTTCATGAAGGGCCAAATAAGGAGAGCAAGGATGTTTTTTGATGAGGCGGAGAAGGGAGTTTCAGAGCTCAGCTCAGCTAGCAGGTGGCCAGTGTGGGCATCTCTTTTGTTGTATAGGCAGATATTAGATTCTATTGAAGCTAATGACTACAATAACTTCACCAAAAGGGCTTATGTAGGAAAAGCTAAGAAGCTCTTATCACTACCTGCTGCTTATGGAAGAGCAATTCTAGGCCCACAAATGTTGACCAAAATGGTTGCAAGGTGA